The sequence ATCGCGTCCGCGACCGCTTCCGGCGTCGTCGTGAACGCCTGTTCCGCCGTCTGCGCCGTCCGGCTGTCACCGGCGGCTCCGGCGCGGCCGGCCGAGGGGCGGACGGCTGCGGGGCGCACCACTCCGGGGCGTACGACCATCACCTGCACCCCGGTGCCGTGCAGCGCGTCGCCCAGCCCCTGGGCGAACGCGTCCAGGCCCGCCTTGCTCGACCCGTAGATGAAGTCCGCGCGCCGGGCGCGCTCACCGGACACGGAGGAGAGCACGACCAGCGATCCATGCCCCTGCGCCTGGAGTGCGCCCGCGCACACCAGCCCGGCGGAGACCGCCCCCGTGTAGTTGGTCTGGGCGACCCGGACCGCGGAGAGCGGCTCCTCCTCGTCGCGCGCCTGGTCACCGGGGATGCCGAACGCCATCAGCACCACATCGATGTCGCCCTCCGCGAAGACCTTGCCGAGCACCGCCTCGTGGGACGCGGAGTCGAGGGCGTCGAAGGTGACGGTACGGACCTCGGCGCCCCGTGCGCGCAGCCCGGCGGCGGCCGCCTCCAGGGCGGGGGAGGGGCGGCCGGCCAGCCACACCGTGCGGGTGCGCAGCGCGATCAGCCTGCGGGCGGTGGCCAGGGCGATCTCCGAGGTGCCGCCGAGGACGAGCAGGGACTGCGGGGCACCGAAGGCGTCCTTCACGAAAACACTCCTAGCGGGGAACGGGCGGGGAACGGGCGGGGAACGGGCGGGGACAGGGATGCCGGGCGAGGGGCAGGGATGCCGGGCGAGGGACAGGGATGCCGGGCGAGGGTCAGGGGGCCTGACGAGGCGAGGTGGACCCGGTGGAGGCCGCGGGAGTGCCGGACGGGCGGGCTTCAGAGCGAGAGCCGGCGGGACAGGTCGGACCGGAACGCTCCGCCCGGGTCCAGCTCCGCCCGCAGCGCCCGGAACCCGGCCAGCCGCGGATACATCGCGGCCAGCGCCCCGGGCCGCAGCCGGGAGTCCTTCGCCAGACAGACCCGGCCGCCGGCCGCCGC is a genomic window of Streptomyces sp. NBC_01237 containing:
- a CDS encoding decaprenylphospho-beta-D-erythro-pentofuranosid-2-ulose 2-reductase — protein: MKDAFGAPQSLLVLGGTSEIALATARRLIALRTRTVWLAGRPSPALEAAAAGLRARGAEVRTVTFDALDSASHEAVLGKVFAEGDIDVVLMAFGIPGDQARDEEEPLSAVRVAQTNYTGAVSAGLVCAGALQAQGHGSLVVLSSVSGERARRADFIYGSSKAGLDAFAQGLGDALHGTGVQVMVVRPGVVRPAAVRPSAGRAGAAGDSRTAQTAEQAFTTTPEAVADAIVTGLRRRTETVWVPGALRVVMSALRHVPRPLFRRLPV